CGGCCGAGATCAGCCGCACGCAGGTCTGGCAGTGGATTCGCCACCCGGCCGGAAAGTTGGCCGACGGCCGCAAGGTGACGGTCCAACTCTTCCGCCAGGTGCTCCAGGAGGAGCTGGCCAAGATTCGCGAGTTGGTCGGCGCCCAGGCCTACGACCACGGCAAGTTCAAGCTGGCCGCCGAGCTGTTTGACAAGTTGATCACCGATGACGAGTGCGCCGATTTCCTGACGCTGCCCGCTTACGAGCATCTGGACTAGCGCGGCCGGCGCCCCGTTCATCACAACCGCCTTACGATTGAAAACATCCCCCCCGAATCAGGAGTTGAAGCCATGTCTGGAATGCAAACGGTTGCCGCACTGAAAGAAGCCTGGTTATCGGACGAGCGCTGGCAAGGCATCCAGCGCGATTATTCGGCCGAGGACGTCGACCGGCTGCGCGGCAGCGTGTTCGTCGAGCACTCGTTGGCCCGCCAGGGCGCCGAAAAGCTGTGGCAGGCGCTGAAGACCGAGCCGTACATCAACTCGCTGGGGGCCTTGACCGGCAACCAGGCGGTGCAAATGGCCGAAGCCGGGCTCAAGGCCATTTACCTCAGCGGCTGGCAAGTCGCCGCCGACGCCAACCGCGCCGGACAGATGTACCCCGACCAGAGTCTCTACCCGGCCGACAGCGTGCCGCACATCGTCCGCGCCATTAACAACGCCCTGCGCCGCGCCGACCAGGTGCAGCACTCCGAGGGGCGCAATGAGATCGACTACCTGCTGCCGATCGTCGCCGATGCCGAGGCCGGCTTCGGCGGGGCGCTGAACGCCTTTGAGCTGATGAAGGCCATGATCGAAGCCGGCGCCGCGGCCGTACACTTCGAAGACCAATTGGCCAGCGAAAAGAAATGCGGCCACATGGGCGGCAAGGTGCTGGTGCCGACCTCGCAGCACATCCGCACGCTGACCGCCGCACGCCTCGCGGCCGACGTCTGCGGTGTGCCTTCGATCGTCGTGGCCCGAACTGACGCCAACAGCGCGCAATTGATCACCAGCGACGTCGATGCCCGCGACCGTGAATTCATCACGGGCGAGCGCACGGCCGAGGGCTTCTACCGCATCCGCGGCGGCCTGGACATCGCCATCGCCCGCGGTTTGGCGTATGCCCCGTACTCGGACCTGATCTGGTGCGAAACCAGCGAGCCGAACATCGACGAGGCCCGCGAGTTCGCCGCCGCGATTCATGCCCGCTTCCCGGGCAAGCTGTTGGCCTACAACTGCTCGCCATCGTTCAACTGGAAGCAGAAGCTCGACAACCGTTCGATCGCCCGCTTCCAGCAGGAACTCGGCGCGATGGGCTACAAATACCAGTTCGTCACGCTGGCCGGGTTTCACTCGCTCAACCTGTCGATGTTCGAGTTGGCCCGCGGCTACCGCGACTCGGGCATGGCCGCCTACTCGCAACTCCAGGAGCGCGAGTTCGCCCTCGAGGCGCAAAGCGGCTACCGGGCCACGAAGCACCAGCGGTTCGTGGGCACCGGCTACTTCGACCTGGTCGCGCAGACCGTGGCCGGCGGTCAGGCCTCGACGACCGCCTTGTCCGGCTCGACCGAGGAAGAGCAGTTCACCACCAGCAACGGGGCGCATCACTAAACCCGCCCCAGGGCTCGAGCGGCCTGACCCGAACGACTTCCGCGAAGGCCCGGGGTTGCGTGCGGCAGCTACGCACCCCGGGCACCTTCGCGCTCACCGTGCAATCCTGCCGATCGTGGGAAACCCGAGTCGCATCGAGCACGGCGCAAGAATAGCGCCGCGCTCGGTGCCCTCGGGTTGCTATTTGCGCCGGCGGTGTGCAGCCGCTGATCGTGCACGCTAATCTGGCGGCTATGAACAACCGCCCCTGGCTCGCCGTGTTCGTCGTTCTGCTCGTGGTAGTTGGCGCCGAGGTGTCGCCGCTCGCGGCGGCCCAGCCGCCGCCGAACATCGTCTTCATCCTGGCCGACGATCTCGGTTGGGGCGACT
This region of Pirellulales bacterium genomic DNA includes:
- the aceA gene encoding isocitrate lyase, with protein sequence MSGMQTVAALKEAWLSDERWQGIQRDYSAEDVDRLRGSVFVEHSLARQGAEKLWQALKTEPYINSLGALTGNQAVQMAEAGLKAIYLSGWQVAADANRAGQMYPDQSLYPADSVPHIVRAINNALRRADQVQHSEGRNEIDYLLPIVADAEAGFGGALNAFELMKAMIEAGAAAVHFEDQLASEKKCGHMGGKVLVPTSQHIRTLTAARLAADVCGVPSIVVARTDANSAQLITSDVDARDREFITGERTAEGFYRIRGGLDIAIARGLAYAPYSDLIWCETSEPNIDEAREFAAAIHARFPGKLLAYNCSPSFNWKQKLDNRSIARFQQELGAMGYKYQFVTLAGFHSLNLSMFELARGYRDSGMAAYSQLQEREFALEAQSGYRATKHQRFVGTGYFDLVAQTVAGGQASTTALSGSTEEEQFTTSNGAHH